In Actinoplanes octamycinicus, the genomic window GCATCGCGACGCCGGTGGTGATGCTCGCGATCGCCGCCGAAGGCATCCACCAGCACGGCCTGAGCGCCGCGCTGATCGAGCTGGCGATCGGCGCCGGGGCCGGGATCCTGGTCGGCACGGTGGGCGGGCGCGGGCTGCGGCTGGCCCGGCGCCGCGGCTGGGCGTCCGAGGACTTCGCCGGGCCGGCCGTGCTGGCGCTGACGCTGGTCGCCTACGCGGGCACGCTGTGGCTGGCCGGCAACGGCTTCGTCGCCGCGTTCGTGGCCGGGCTGGCGTTCGGGCACGTGGCCCGGCGCGGCGAGGAACGGGAGATCTACTACGTGGAGCAGACCGCCGGGCTGATGTCGCTGCTGACCTGGCTGGTCTTCGGGGCGGTCGCGGTGCCGATCGTGCTCCGCGGCGCCGGCTGGGCGGACCTGCTCTACGCGGCGCTGAGCCTGACCGTGGTCCGGATGCTGCCGGTGGCGCTCGCGCTGATCGGCAGCCGGCTCCCGGCGCTGACCGTGGCCTTCCTCGGCTGGTTCGGGCCGCGCGGGCTGGCCTCGGTGATCTTCGCGGTGATCGCCCTGGAGGAACTGCCCGGCGAGGCCGGCCGGGCGGTCACCGTCATCGGGGTGACCGTGCTGCTCAGCGTGCTGGCGCACGGCTTGACCGGGAAACCCCTCGCCGATCGGTACGCGGCACGGATCGCCGGGGTGGAACATCCGCCGCCGGAGCGGCAGCAATCCGGGCCGTTGCCGGTGCGCGGGTTGCTGCCGCATCGCGTCGCGGAGAAGCGTCCCTGACCTGAGGGTGGTCGCTGCTGACTTATCCACATCAGCGCGCTGTCCACAGGCTGGCCTCGCTCGGCCGCCCCTCCGCGTCACACTGGTCTGGGGCGGCTCCCCCTGGGCGGGTGGGGGATCGGGAAGCAGCCGGATCGGTCCGCGAGCAGCGGCCGACGCCCTCCGCCGGCCACCCCTCATCGCGACCCCGCCGCCGGACAGCGGCCGGCGTCGGGCGCGGCGGTTCTACAAGGCGACGAACTGAAGCCCTCGGGCCTTCAGGGCCGGCAGGACCACGCTGAGCGCCTGGTAGGTCTGCGAGCGGTCGCCGCCGCCGTCGTGGCAGAGCAGGATCTGGCCCGGGCCGGCGGCCAGCATCCGGTGCTCGATCTTGGCGGCGCCCGGGCGGGTCCAGTCGCGCGGGTCGTTGCTCCAGTCCAGTGGGAGCAGACCGGCCTGCGCGACGCCGCGCAGCAACTGCGGGGACCAGTCGCCGCCGGGCGAGCGGAACAGTTTCGGGACGTACCCGGTGGTCTTATTGATCTTGTGCTGGGCCCGGTGGATCTCCTTCTCGACCAGCGCCGGCGGCTTCTTGCCCAGCTTGGTGGGGTGGCTCCAGGTGTGGTTGGCGAGCTGGTGGCCGTCGCCGATGACCAGCTTGGCGACCGTCTCGTGGCCGAGCACCTGGTTGCCGATCATGCAGAACAGCGCCGGGACGTGGTAGCGCTCCAGCAGCTTCAGGATCTTCGGCGTCCAGACCGGGTGCGGGCCGTCGTCGATGGTCAGCGCGATCGCGTCGGAGGGGAAGGCCGGCTTGCCGGTGGCCTTGGCGTACTCGGCCAGGGTCTTGATCGGTTTCCGCTGCACCGGCAGCGGGGGAGCGGTGACCGTGGTGCTCTCCGGGACCCGGGACCGGACGACCGTGGGCTGGCTCGGGATCGGCTTGGCGGTCCCGTCGGCCGAGGGGGACGACGAGGAGTGGACGGCCGCCGCGGTCGCCGCGGCCGCCACCCCGGCCACGCCGGACAGGCCGAGGAGCAGCCGGCGCCGGGTCAGCACGGGCCGGCCGGGAGAGGCCGGACGCGGCGGGGTGGCCTGCCCGGGGACCGCTGCGGGCGGTGCCGGTGGCTTCGTCGCGGCCGGGGGAGTGGGTAGCGCGATGGTGGCGTCGGCGGTCCGCTGAGCGGTGAGTGCGACGGTGGCGTCGGCGGGCGGCTGGGCGGTGAGTGCGATGGTGGCGTCGGCGGGCGGCTGAGCGGTGAGTGCGATGGTCGGGTCGGCGGGCGGCTGAGCGATGGTCGGGTCGGCGGTCAGGGCGACGGTGGCCTCATCGACGATCGGTTGCGCGGTCAGGGCGATCGTGGCCTCGTCCGCGGCCGGTTGACCGGTCAGCGCGATCGTCGCGTCGTCCGGAGCGGGCTGGGCGGTCATCGCGACCGTCGCCTCGTCCGCCGCACCGTCAGCGGGAAATGCCTCGGTCGCCTCGTCCGCTGAGATGCCGGCGGGAATCGCCTCGGTCTCCTCGTCGGCCGCCGGCTCGGCCGCTGTCGGCTCGGGCGCTGCCGGCTCGGTCGCCTCGTC contains:
- a CDS encoding cation:proton antiporter produces the protein MDAAAVASVALIVFVWGLFSVRLGRADLSAPIVFVAAGLVLAEGLHVVEVDVPPEAVKLLAEVTLVWVLFADASRVGLRELRADLGVYVRLLGVGLPLTMVAGTLLALGLFGDTGFWLALLVGAALAPTDAALGASVMTNPEVPDRVRRLINVESGLNDGIATPVVMLAIAAEGIHQHGLSAALIELAIGAGAGILVGTVGGRGLRLARRRGWASEDFAGPAVLALTLVAYAGTLWLAGNGFVAAFVAGLAFGHVARRGEEREIYYVEQTAGLMSLLTWLVFGAVAVPIVLRGAGWADLLYAALSLTVVRMLPVALALIGSRLPALTVAFLGWFGPRGLASVIFAVIALEELPGEAGRAVTVIGVTVLLSVLAHGLTGKPLADRYAARIAGVEHPPPERQQSGPLPVRGLLPHRVAEKRP
- a CDS encoding polysaccharide deacetylase family protein, with protein sequence MSDEPRVTPPGAATSDQTDAAPAEEATAVTPAADEPTVPMTPGDETTALIAAGDEATEPAAPEPTAAEPAADEETEAIPAGISADEATEAFPADGAADEATVAMTAQPAPDDATIALTGQPAADEATIALTAQPIVDEATVALTADPTIAQPPADPTIALTAQPPADATIALTAQPPADATVALTAQRTADATIALPTPPAATKPPAPPAAVPGQATPPRPASPGRPVLTRRRLLLGLSGVAGVAAAATAAAVHSSSSPSADGTAKPIPSQPTVVRSRVPESTTVTAPPLPVQRKPIKTLAEYAKATGKPAFPSDAIALTIDDGPHPVWTPKILKLLERYHVPALFCMIGNQVLGHETVAKLVIGDGHQLANHTWSHPTKLGKKPPALVEKEIHRAQHKINKTTGYVPKLFRSPGGDWSPQLLRGVAQAGLLPLDWSNDPRDWTRPGAAKIEHRMLAAGPGQILLCHDGGGDRSQTYQALSVVLPALKARGLQFVAL